CCGGAACGTCCATCCAGTCGACTTTGTCCATCTTGCGCACCACCACGAACTCGTCGCGGTTGGCGCCCACCGTGCCGTAGTAGTTGAAGCCCCAGGCCAGTTGAGCGTAACCGCCTATCATATGGGTGGGCTTGGTCACGGCGCGGGTCACCGAGTTGTGAATGCCGCCGCGCTTGCCGGAGACTTCGGCGCCCGGCACGTTCACGATCTTCTCCTGGGCGTGGTACATCAGCGTCATGCCTTCCGGCACCCGCTGCGACACCACGGCGCGGGCGGTCAGCGTGCCGTTGACGTTGAACACCTCGATCCAATCGTTGTCGGCGATGCCGGCCTTGGCGGCGTCGGTCTCGGACAGCCAAACATGGGGCCCGCCGCGGCTCAGCGTCAGCATGCGCAGGTTGTCGGAATAGGTGCTGTGTATGCCCCATTTCTGGTGCGGGGTGATGAAGTTGAGCACCAGCTCGCGGTTGCCGTTGCCATGCTTGCCCAGCACCGCCTGCGTGGTCTTCAAATCCACCGCCGGCTTATACACACATAATCCCTCGCCAAAGGCGCGCATCCACTGGTGGTCTTGGTAGAACTGCTGGCGGCCGGTCAAAGTGCGCCACGGGATCAGTTCATGGACATTGGTGTAACCCGCGTTGTAGCTGACTTCTTCGCTCTCCAGGCCGGACCAGGTGGGCGAGGAAATGATCTTGCGCGGCTGCGCCTGCACGTCGCGGAAACGGATCGTGTCGTGCTCGCGCGGACGGGCAAGGTGTGTATGGTCGCGGCCGGTCACTTTGGACAAGGCGTCCCAGGCCTTCACCGCCACGTGGCCATTGGTCTCCGGCGCCAGGGTCAGAATCATCTCCGCGGCGTCGATGGCGGTTTCGAGCTTGGGCTGGCCCTTGCCGGCGCCGTTCTGCGCCACTTGGTTCAGGCCGCGCAGGACATCCACCTCGTGGGCGGTCTTCCAGCCTATCCCCTTGCCGCCGTTGCCGGCCTTTTCCAGCAGCGGGCCGATGGTGGTGAACTTGTCGTAAATCGCGCCGTAGTCTCGCTCCACCACCGTCATCGCCGGCATGGTCTTGCCCGGCACCGGTTCGCACTCGCCCTTCTTCCAATCCTTGGGATCGAAAGGCTGGCCCAGTTCTTGCGGGCTGTCGTGCATCAACGGGGTCAGCACCAGGTCTTTCTGCACGCCCAGGTAATCCTTGCCGATCTCGGACAGGCTCTTGGCGAAGCCTTTGTAGATTTCCCAGTCGCTCTTGGACTGCCACAGCGGCTGCACAGCTTCGGACAGCGGGTGGATGAAGGGGTGCATGTCCGAGGTGTTCAGATCATCCTTTTCGTACCAGGTGGCGGTGGGCAGCACGATGTCGCCGTACAGACAGGTGGTGGACATGCGGAAGTCCAGCACCACCATCAGGTCCAGCTTGCCCTCGGCCGCCGGACGGACGGTGATCTCGCTCGGCTTGATGCAGTCGTCCTCGGCGCCCAGCACCGCGTTCTGAGTGCCCAGCAGATATTTGAGGAAATACTCGTGCCCCTTGCCGGAGCTTCCCAGGATGTTGGAGCGCCACACGAACAGATTGCGCGGGAAGTTTTGCGGGTTGTCCGGGTCGTTGCAGGCCATGTCCAGGCGGCCGGTCTTCAACCCCTGCACTGTGTAGTCCACCGGGTCAAGGCCCGCATCGGCGGCGGCGCGGGTGATGTCCAGCGGGTTGGCGGACAGCTGCGGCGCGGACGGCAGCCAGCCCATGCGCTCAGCCTTGGCGTTGTAATCGATCAGCGACAGGCCGGCCATCTTGCCGTCGGCGGTCGGACACAGGATTTCGCCCACGCCCAGCTTCTCGTGCCGCCATTGGCTGGTGTGCGCGTACCAGAAACTGGTGCCGTTCATTTGCCGCGCCGGTCGGTTCCAGTCGCCGGCGAAGGCCAGCGGCGCCCAGCCGGTTTGCGGGCGCAGCTTTTCCTGGCCCACGTAGTGGCACCAGCCGCCGCCGCTCTGGCCGATGCAGCCGCACATCATCAGCATGTTGATGATGCCGCGGTAGGTCATGTCCATGTGGTACCAGTGGTTCAGCGCCGCGCCGACGATGACCATGGACTTGCCCTGGGTTTGGTCGGCGTTTTGCGCGAACTCGCGCGCCACCTGGATCACCATCTCCGGCTTCACGCCGGTGTGCTTTTGCTGCCAGGCCGGCGTGTACGGCGCGTCATCCATATAGCCGGACGCCACATTGCCGCCGCCCAGGCCGCGGTCGATGCCGTAGTTGGCGGCCATCAGGTCGAACACCGTGGCCACCAGCGCCTCTTCGCCGCCGGCCAGTTTGATCTTTTTCGCCGGCACATTGCGGGTCAGCAGCTCGTCGTGCTCGGAGCCGAAATACGGGAAGCCGACGCCGACGATTTCATCGCGCTGATCGATCAAGGACAGGCGGCCGGAAACTTCGCGCTCGCCGCTCGCCTTTTGCTCCAGATTCCACTTGCCGGTCTTGCCCTCGGCCTGGCCCCAGCGGAAGCCGATGGAGCCGTTGGGCGCGACGATGTCGCCGCTCTGCTCGTCGAACACCAGGGTTTTCCAGTCCGGGTTGTTGTCCTCGCCCAGTTGGCCGTCCAGGTGGGACGCGCGCAGGAAGTAGTCCGGCAGCCAGCGCTCGCCATCGCGGCGCAGCTTCACCAGCATCGGCATGTCGGTGTAGCGGCGGATGTAGTCGGTGAAGTAAGCCGACGGGCGGTCGAGATGGAATTCCTTGAAGATCACATGGCCCATCGCCATCGCCAGCGCGGCGTCGGTGCCTTGCTTGGGCGCCAGCCAGATATCGCCGAACTTGGCCATTTCGCCGAAATCGGACGATACCGCCACCGTCTTGGTGCCCTTGTAGCGCACTTCGGTGTAGAAATGGGCGTCAGGGGTGCGCGTCATCGGCACATTGGAGCCCCACACCATCAGGTAGGTGGAGTTGTACCAGTCGGCGGACTCGGCCACGTCGGTCTGTTCGCCCCAGGTTTGCGGGCTGGCCGGCGGCAGGTCGCAATACCAGTCATAGAAGGACAGCGGCACACCGCCGATCAGGCTGAGATAGCGGCTGCCGGCGGCATAGGACACCATGGACATGGCCGGAATCGGCGAGAAGCCGGCGATGCGGTCCGGACCAAACTTCTTGATGGTGAAAGCGTTGGCCGCCGCGACGATCTCATTGGCCTCGTCCCAGCTGGCGCGCACGAAGCCGCCCTGGCCGCGGGTGGATTTGTATTGCTTGGCCAATTCCGGCGTCTGGCTGATCTTTTCCCAGGCTTCCACCGCGGACATCGTCTTGCGCGCGTCGCGCCACAGCCGGGCCAGTTGGCCGCGGATCATCGGATATTTGACGCGCTGGGCGGAGTACACATACCAGCTGTAGGAGGCGCCGCGCGGACAGCCGCGCGGCTCGTGATTGGGCAGGTCGGGACGGGTGCGCGGGTAATCGGTCTGCTGGGTTTCCCAAGTGATCAGGCCGTTCTTCACATACACCTTCCAGCTGCAGGAGCCGGTGCAGTTGACGCCGTGAGTGGAGCGGACGATCTTGTCGTGCTGCCAGCGCTGGCGATAGGCGTCTTCCCAGCCGCGGTCCTCGTTCACCACCGCGCCGTGGCCGTCGGCAAAAGTGCTTTTGACCTTGCCGAGGAAATTCAGTCTGTCGAGAAAATGGCTCATCTTGCCTCCATGCATGCCGGAAACCTTGTCCTGCCTCGCTGCCGGCCCGGCCTGTCGATACTGGTTGCGATAATCCTTAGCCTACCGCCCGCACTCAAGCGCTCCAATCGGCCAGTAGGGGTGAGCGGCGCCGGCATAGGAAGGAGGATGGCTAAGCCATAAGGAGTAGTCCGGAGTAGAACGAAAGCCGGACGTGAAAAAAGCGCCCGAAGGCGCCCTTTCCCGGCCATCCACGCCGCAGGCGTGCCATACCCGGCCACCCCTGCATGCGGCCGTCGCCCGCCAGGGCACGGCGCGCCTTTCTCAGCAACGCACTTCCGCGTTCTTCCGCGCGTAATACCAGCCATTGAGCAGCAGGCAGCTCAGGTAGAAGGCGATGAACACGTACAGCGCCGCGTCCACGCTGCCGGTCATCGAGATGGAGGTGCCGTAGCTCTTGGGAATGAAGAAGCCGCCGTAGGCGCCGATGGCGCTGGTGAAGCCCAGCACCGCGGCCGCCTCGCGGGTGGCGTCTTGCATCGCCTGCTTCTGCGCCGCTTCGCCGGGACCGGCCATGCGCTGGTGCAGCGTGAGGAAGATGGCCGGCACCTGCATGAAGGTGGAGCCGTTGCCGATGCCGGTCAGCGCGAACAGGCACAGGAACATGGCGAAGAAGCCATAAAAATTGCCGCCCTGCCCGTGATGCGGCAGGAAGAAGATCACGCCCAGCACCGCCAGCGCCATCAGGCCGAACACCGCCTGCGTCACCTTGGCGCCGCCTATCTTGTCGGACATCCAGCCGCCCAGCGGACGGGTCAGCGCGCCGACCAACGGACCGAGGAAGGCGTAGCGGGTAGGGTCGATCTCCGGAAACTGGCCCTTGACCAGCAACGGGAAGCCGGCGGAGAAGCCGATGAAGGAGCCGAAGGTGCCCAGATACAGCCAGCACATCAGCCAGTTATGCTTGCGGGTGAAGATGACCGCCTGTTCGGAAAACGAGGACTTGGCCGAGGCCAGATCGTTCATGCCGAACCAGGCCGCCAGCGTGGACAGAAGAATGAACGGCACCCAGACGAAGCCGGCGTTTTGCAGCCACATCTGCTTGGAAACCGCGCCCTTGACCCAGGTTTGCGGATCGCCGCCCAGCTGGCCGAACAGGCCCATGGTGATGACGATGGGCACCACCAGTTGCACCAGCGACACGCCCAGATTGCCCAGGCCGGCGTTCAGGCCCAGCGCGGTGCCTTTCTCCGCTTTGGGGAAAAAGAAGCTGATGTTGGCCATGCTGGAGCTGAAATTGCCGCCGCCGAAGCCGCACAACAGCGCCAGCGTCACCATGGTCACATAGCTGGTGCCCGGGTCCTGCACCGCGAAGCCTATCCCCACCGCCGGAATCAGCAGGCTGGCGGTGGAAATGGCCGTCCACTTGCGGCCGCCGAAAATCGGCACCATGAAGGAGTAGAAAATGCGCAGCGTGGCGCCGGACAAGGCCGGCAACGCCGCCAGCCAGAACAGCTGGTTCTGGGTGTAGCCGAAGCCGATATTGGGCATGTTCAGCACCGCCACGCTCCACACCTGCCAGATCACGAAGGCCAGCGTCAGCGCCGGTATCGAAATCCACAGGTTGCGGCGCGCCACCGAGCGCCCCTGCTGCTGCCAGAAAGCGGGCGCTTCCGGCTCCCAATGTTTGATCAGATGAGTCATGACAGGTCTCCCGCGCCGCGCTCAGGCGCGCTCGTTGCTCAAGGGAAGGGAAACGGACGGCTGCGCCTCGCGCCTGGCCGCCGATTTGAAAGAGAAATGCATCCACACCAGACTGACGCACACGGTGCCATACAACAGCATGAAAGCGCTGGAGCGCACGCCGGTCAGATCCAGCAGCGCGCCGAACAGGATGGGCAGCAAAAAGCCGCCCAGGCCGCCGGCCAGCCCCACCACGCCGGACACCGCGCCGATGGAGCCCGGGAATTCGTCGGCGATGAATTTGAACACCGAGGCCTTGCCTATCGCCATCGCCACGCCCACCAGGAACAACAGGCCGGTGAACAGGTAAACGTTGAGGCCGATGTGCAGGCTGAACGGCCCGCTCACGGTGGCGACGCGCATTTCGGTCTGCGGGTAGGACAACAGGAAGAAAGCCACCCAGCACACCCACATTACCGCCCAGGTGACCGAATAGGCGCCGAAACGGTCGGACAGATAACCGCCCACCGCGCGCAGCACGCCGCCGGGCAAGGAAAAGCACGCCGCCAGCAAGGCCGCGTGCTTGAGATCCAGCCCGTACTCGCCGACGTAGTACTTGGTCATCCACAGCGCCAGCGCCACGTAGCCGCCGAACACCACGGAGTAGTACTGGCAATAGCGCAGCACCGCCGGATGCTTCATCAGCGCCAGCTGCTCTCGCAGCGTGACGGAAGACGGCACCTTGTGGGACGGATCGCTGAAGGAGAACAGCCAGAACAGGATGGCGGCCGCCAGCATGATCAGCGCGTAGGCGGTGGGCACGCTTTGCCAGCCCCAGGCGACGATCAGCGCCGGCGCCACCAGCTTGGTCAAGGCGGAGCCGGCGTTGCCGGCGCCGAAAATGCCCATCGCCAGGCCCTGCTGTTCCTTGCGGAACCAGCGCGCCACATAGGGCGTGCCGACCGAGAACGAGCCGCCGGCCACGCCGACGAACAGGCCGGCCAGCAGGAATTGCCAATAAGCGCTGGCGAACTGCATCAGGTAGATGGGAATCACGCAGCTGAGCATCAACGCGAACATCACCGGCCGGCCGCCGTAGCGATCGGTCCAGATGCCCAGCGGCACGCGGACCAGCGAGCCGGTCAGCACCGGCGTGGCGGCCAGGATGCCGAATTCGGTTTCATTGAGGCCCAGTTGCTGCTTGATCGGGATGCCCAGCACCGCGAACATCATCCAGACCATGAAACAGAGGGTGAAAGCCAGCGTGCTGCTGGCCAGCACGCTGTAGCGTTGAAATGTTGGAGAGGACATGGCGCCATACCCATGGAGTGGTCATGGCTACCACGATAAGCGAGCGCCGCGCGCGCCGGTATTCGTCTGTCGCAGGACTATTCGCCTGCCAACGGACGAGCGGACTTAACCCTTAAGGCGAAGGCGGCCTACTCCGAATGGCGGAGTCAGCCGGCGCGCCACCACTCCGGATGCTCGCTCAGCGGCGCCGCCATGTCCGCGGCCAGTCCATCCAGCAAAATGCGCAGTTCCGCCACCAGCGCGCCCGGCTCCCGCGCCGCGGCCGCACGGCTGCGGCTGAAACCGCCGCGCGCCAGTATCTTGCCGTCGGCCACGCTCTGCAGCTGCCACGCCGCCTCCAGCGCCGCGCCCCGCCCCGGCCGCAGGCTGAGGCTGCGCACATCGACGATGAAGCGCAGATCGCCGCCATCCATGCCCGGCTGCGGGTAGGCGTAGACGCTGGCCACGCCGCTGGCGCGCGCCACGCCCTGGCTCAGACGCTGCGCCAGCAATCGGTCCAGCGGCGCGCCCCAGCGGTCGAACTCCTGCAGCTTGAGCTCGCCGCCGTCCATGTCCAGCACCAACTGCGGCCGCTCCAGCGCCGCCGGCAGGCTGACCGGACCCAGCAGCACGCGCTTGCCGAACTGCGCCGGCGCGGAAGCCGCCGCCGGGGCGTCCAATCCATAGAAGCGGGACTGCGGCGACGCGCAGCCCGCCAGCGCGGCGGCCATGGCCGCGGCGAGCATCGTTTTCTTCATCATGGCTGCGCCTCCTTGCCGCGCACCAGCGCCTCGGGATGGCGGTCCAGATAATCGGCCAGCGCGCGGAAGCTGCGCGCCGTCTCCTTCACTTCCTGCGCCGCCGAGCGCACGTCCTGCTGCAGCGGCGAGTCGGCCTTCATCGTCTGCCGCGTCGCCTCCAGCGTCTGCTGCAGCTGCTCCAGCGTCTTGCTCGCCTGCGGCACCGTCTGGTTGTTCAGGCCGTCGCTGAGCCGCTTCACGCTGTCCAGCGTCTGCTGTAGCGATTTCAGCGAAGCGTCGGCCTCCTGGCCGATGCTGTCGAACGGTATCGCATCCAGCTTCTTGACGATGCGCTGCAACACCCGCTGCAACTCTTCCAGATCGCCCGGAATCGTCGGCAGCTCGGGCAAGCCGCCCTTCACCGCCAGCTTGGCCGGCGGCGCGTCGCGGAAGAAGTCCAGCGCCACGTAGAGTTGGCCGGTCAGCAGGTTGCCGGACCGCAGCTGGGCGCGCATGCCGTTGGCCACCAGCGCCTGCGGCGACAGCTTGCCGCTGATGCGGCCGCCCCGCGACAGGCTGTCCAGCCGGCTGGGATAGGTGCGGATGTCCACCGTCATGTCGAAATCCTTGCGCTCCGGCACGTATTGCACGCCAATCGCCGTCACCTCGCCTATGGTGATGCCGCGAAAATCCACCGGCGCGCCAATGGTCAAGCCGCGCAGCGACTGGCGGAAGCGCAGCCGGAACGGCTGCATCTCGCGGTCAGGATTCTGCAACGCCTTGTCGCGAGTGTCGTGCAAAATGAAATTGCGGTCGGACAGCGGGATGCCGGCGTTGTCGGCGAGAGGCGTTTCAAAGGCGATGCCGCCCAGCGCGATGGCCGCCAGCGACTGGGTGCTGACGTTGAGGCCGTTGGCGCTCAGCGACACGTCGACGCCGCTGGCGTGCCAGAAACGGCTGTTGGCGGACACGAAACGGTCGTACGGCGCATTGATGAAGACGGCCACCTTGACGAAGCCGCCCTTGGGCTCCAGCTCGTAGCCGACCACCTGGCCCACCGGCACGCGGCGGAAATACACCGGCGAGCCGGTGTTCAGCGAGCCCAGGTTGTCCGCCCGCAGCGTGAAGGTCTGGCCCGGCAAGTCGGCGTTGATGATGGGCGGCGTCTCCAGGCCGACGAAGTCAGACTTGCGCGCCTCGCTCTTGCCGATGTCCATGCCGATGTAGGAGCCGGACAGCACGGTGCCCAGGCCGGACACCCCACCGCCGGACACGCGCGGCCGCACCACCCAGAAGCGGCTGTCCTCGGCCAGGTAGTCGGCCGCGTCCTTGCTCAGCTGCGCGGTGGCGATGATGGCCTGCCGGTTGGGGCTGAGCTTGACCGAGATCACCTCGCCGATCTCCACGTCCTTGTACTTGATCCGGGTCTTGCCGGCCTCTATCCCTTCCGCATTCTGAAAAGAAATGGTGATGGAAGGGCCGCGCGACAGAATGGCATGCACCGCCAGCCAGCCGCCTATCAGCGCAGCCACCACCGGTATCAGCCAGACCAGCGATGGCGCCAGCCTGTGGCGGCGCACAGGCACCGCCTGCGGCAGATCTGGCTCGGGAGGGTTTTGTTCACTGCTCATCGTCTTCCTCAACGGGGTCCCAGATCATCCTGGGGTCGAAACTCATCGCGGCCAGCATGGTCAGCACCACCACCGCGCCGAAGGCGATGGCGCCGGGTCCGGCCTTGATGCTGGCCAGAGACTGCCATTGCACCAGGGCCACCATCAGCGCCACCACGAAAATGTCCAGCATCGACCATGGGCCGATCACCTCAATCATCCGATACAGCCGCGTGCGCTGGCGCGGCGCCCAGCTCCACCGCCACTGCACGCTGCACAACAGCAACAGCAAAACCAGAATCTTCAGCAGCGGCACCAGCACGCTGGCAGTGAACACCACCAGCGCCAACGGCCAGGAGTCGTTGTTCCACAGATAGACCACGCCGCTCATGATGGTGTCGCGCTGCACGCCGGTCAGCGCCGTGGTTTCCATGATGGGCAACAGATTGGCTGGCAGATAGCTGATCATCGCCGCCAATAGCAGCGCCCAACAGCGCTGCAACGCAGCCGGCCGCCGCAAATGCAACGCCGCGCCGCAGCGCGGACAGGCGCCATCCTCCTCGGGATGGACGCGGCTTAGCAAGCCGCAGCCGTGGCACAGGCACAAGCCGCGCGCCGCGGCGCTGTTCACTCCGTAGCGCGGCATGCCTGATATCGCTCCCATAACTCATGCGGCCGGAAACGGCTGGCGCTGGCCGCCATCAACACGATCAGGCCGAAAAACGCCCACAGGCCTATCCCTGGCTGCACGCTGGCAAGGTGCACCAGCTTCACCAGCGAAACCAGCACGCCCAACAGAAACACCTCCACCATGCACCAGGGCCGCGCCAAACCGCGCAGCCTCATCATGCCCGGAAAACCCGGCGGCGCGCGGCCGAACAGCAACGGCAACTGCAGATACAGCATGCTGGCCAGCTCCAGCGCCGGCATCACGATGCCGGTGAACAGCACCAGCAGAGCCACCTCCGGCATCCCCTGCCCCTGCAGCGCCAGCGCGGTCTGCCACAACGTGGCGGCATTGCGGTTGCCTGCGATCTCCAGCACCAGCACCGGGTAGACATTGGCGATGGCAAACGCAATCAGCCCCGCCGCCAACAAGGCCGCGCTTGCTTGCGGCCCGCTGTCCGAGCACTCGTAGAGCGCGGCGCCGCAACGCGGACAGCACACGCTCACCCGCCCGGATTGCGCGCCAGGCAGCCTCAGCAGCAAATCGCAATCATGGCAGGCGGTCAACCGCCCCATCGCCCGGCTCATACGGTCCATTTTCGTTTGCGTTCCGCGGTGAAGCTCCACCAATTTCGGGCCTCGCCGCTATCCATGTAGCGGCAGACCGACATCAGCACGTCGAGCACGCAGGGATCTTGGCGCTCG
This genomic window from Chromobacterium phragmitis contains:
- a CDS encoding paraquat-inducible protein A yields the protein MPRYGVNSAAARGLCLCHGCGLLSRVHPEEDGACPRCGAALHLRRPAALQRCWALLLAAMISYLPANLLPIMETTALTGVQRDTIMSGVVYLWNNDSWPLALVVFTASVLVPLLKILVLLLLLCSVQWRWSWAPRQRTRLYRMIEVIGPWSMLDIFVVALMVALVQWQSLASIKAGPGAIAFGAVVVLTMLAAMSFDPRMIWDPVEEDDEQ
- a CDS encoding MFS transporter, producing the protein MSSPTFQRYSVLASSTLAFTLCFMVWMMFAVLGIPIKQQLGLNETEFGILAATPVLTGSLVRVPLGIWTDRYGGRPVMFALMLSCVIPIYLMQFASAYWQFLLAGLFVGVAGGSFSVGTPYVARWFRKEQQGLAMGIFGAGNAGSALTKLVAPALIVAWGWQSVPTAYALIMLAAAILFWLFSFSDPSHKVPSSVTLREQLALMKHPAVLRYCQYYSVVFGGYVALALWMTKYYVGEYGLDLKHAALLAACFSLPGGVLRAVGGYLSDRFGAYSVTWAVMWVCWVAFFLLSYPQTEMRVATVSGPFSLHIGLNVYLFTGLLFLVGVAMAIGKASVFKFIADEFPGSIGAVSGVVGLAGGLGGFLLPILFGALLDLTGVRSSAFMLLYGTVCVSLVWMHFSFKSAARREAQPSVSLPLSNERA
- a CDS encoding paraquat-inducible protein A, coding for MDRMSRAMGRLTACHDCDLLLRLPGAQSGRVSVCCPRCGAALYECSDSGPQASAALLAAGLIAFAIANVYPVLVLEIAGNRNAATLWQTALALQGQGMPEVALLVLFTGIVMPALELASMLYLQLPLLFGRAPPGFPGMMRLRGLARPWCMVEVFLLGVLVSLVKLVHLASVQPGIGLWAFFGLIVLMAASASRFRPHELWERYQACRATE
- a CDS encoding nitrate reductase subunit alpha, encoding MSHFLDRLNFLGKVKSTFADGHGAVVNEDRGWEDAYRQRWQHDKIVRSTHGVNCTGSCSWKVYVKNGLITWETQQTDYPRTRPDLPNHEPRGCPRGASYSWYVYSAQRVKYPMIRGQLARLWRDARKTMSAVEAWEKISQTPELAKQYKSTRGQGGFVRASWDEANEIVAAANAFTIKKFGPDRIAGFSPIPAMSMVSYAAGSRYLSLIGGVPLSFYDWYCDLPPASPQTWGEQTDVAESADWYNSTYLMVWGSNVPMTRTPDAHFYTEVRYKGTKTVAVSSDFGEMAKFGDIWLAPKQGTDAALAMAMGHVIFKEFHLDRPSAYFTDYIRRYTDMPMLVKLRRDGERWLPDYFLRASHLDGQLGEDNNPDWKTLVFDEQSGDIVAPNGSIGFRWGQAEGKTGKWNLEQKASGEREVSGRLSLIDQRDEIVGVGFPYFGSEHDELLTRNVPAKKIKLAGGEEALVATVFDLMAANYGIDRGLGGGNVASGYMDDAPYTPAWQQKHTGVKPEMVIQVAREFAQNADQTQGKSMVIVGAALNHWYHMDMTYRGIINMLMMCGCIGQSGGGWCHYVGQEKLRPQTGWAPLAFAGDWNRPARQMNGTSFWYAHTSQWRHEKLGVGEILCPTADGKMAGLSLIDYNAKAERMGWLPSAPQLSANPLDITRAAADAGLDPVDYTVQGLKTGRLDMACNDPDNPQNFPRNLFVWRSNILGSSGKGHEYFLKYLLGTQNAVLGAEDDCIKPSEITVRPAAEGKLDLMVVLDFRMSTTCLYGDIVLPTATWYEKDDLNTSDMHPFIHPLSEAVQPLWQSKSDWEIYKGFAKSLSEIGKDYLGVQKDLVLTPLMHDSPQELGQPFDPKDWKKGECEPVPGKTMPAMTVVERDYGAIYDKFTTIGPLLEKAGNGGKGIGWKTAHEVDVLRGLNQVAQNGAGKGQPKLETAIDAAEMILTLAPETNGHVAVKAWDALSKVTGRDHTHLARPREHDTIRFRDVQAQPRKIISSPTWSGLESEEVSYNAGYTNVHELIPWRTLTGRQQFYQDHQWMRAFGEGLCVYKPAVDLKTTQAVLGKHGNGNRELVLNFITPHQKWGIHSTYSDNLRMLTLSRGGPHVWLSETDAAKAGIADNDWIEVFNVNGTLTARAVVSQRVPEGMTLMYHAQEKIVNVPGAEVSGKRGGIHNSVTRAVTKPTHMIGGYAQLAWGFNYYGTVGANRDEFVVVRKMDKVDWMDVPAGEKQ
- a CDS encoding PqiC family protein, with amino-acid sequence MMKKTMLAAAMAAALAGCASPQSRFYGLDAPAAASAPAQFGKRVLLGPVSLPAALERPQLVLDMDGGELKLQEFDRWGAPLDRLLAQRLSQGVARASGVASVYAYPQPGMDGGDLRFIVDVRSLSLRPGRGAALEAAWQLQSVADGKILARGGFSRSRAAAAREPGALVAELRILLDGLAADMAAPLSEHPEWWRAG
- a CDS encoding NarK family nitrate/nitrite MFS transporter, which encodes MTHLIKHWEPEAPAFWQQQGRSVARRNLWISIPALTLAFVIWQVWSVAVLNMPNIGFGYTQNQLFWLAALPALSGATLRIFYSFMVPIFGGRKWTAISTASLLIPAVGIGFAVQDPGTSYVTMVTLALLCGFGGGNFSSSMANISFFFPKAEKGTALGLNAGLGNLGVSLVQLVVPIVITMGLFGQLGGDPQTWVKGAVSKQMWLQNAGFVWVPFILLSTLAAWFGMNDLASAKSSFSEQAVIFTRKHNWLMCWLYLGTFGSFIGFSAGFPLLVKGQFPEIDPTRYAFLGPLVGALTRPLGGWMSDKIGGAKVTQAVFGLMALAVLGVIFFLPHHGQGGNFYGFFAMFLCLFALTGIGNGSTFMQVPAIFLTLHQRMAGPGEAAQKQAMQDATREAAAVLGFTSAIGAYGGFFIPKSYGTSISMTGSVDAALYVFIAFYLSCLLLNGWYYARKNAEVRC
- a CDS encoding PqiB family protein, with protein sequence MSSEQNPPEPDLPQAVPVRRHRLAPSLVWLIPVVAALIGGWLAVHAILSRGPSITISFQNAEGIEAGKTRIKYKDVEIGEVISVKLSPNRQAIIATAQLSKDAADYLAEDSRFWVVRPRVSGGGVSGLGTVLSGSYIGMDIGKSEARKSDFVGLETPPIINADLPGQTFTLRADNLGSLNTGSPVYFRRVPVGQVVGYELEPKGGFVKVAVFINAPYDRFVSANSRFWHASGVDVSLSANGLNVSTQSLAAIALGGIAFETPLADNAGIPLSDRNFILHDTRDKALQNPDREMQPFRLRFRQSLRGLTIGAPVDFRGITIGEVTAIGVQYVPERKDFDMTVDIRTYPSRLDSLSRGGRISGKLSPQALVANGMRAQLRSGNLLTGQLYVALDFFRDAPPAKLAVKGGLPELPTIPGDLEELQRVLQRIVKKLDAIPFDSIGQEADASLKSLQQTLDSVKRLSDGLNNQTVPQASKTLEQLQQTLEATRQTMKADSPLQQDVRSAAQEVKETARSFRALADYLDRHPEALVRGKEAQP